A part of Sugiyamaella lignohabitans strain CBS 10342 chromosome D, complete sequence genomic DNA contains:
- the GAL11 gene encoding Gal11p (Subunit of the RNA polymerase II mediator complex; associates with core polymerase subunits to form the RNA polymerase II holoenzyme; affects transcription by acting as target of activators and repressors; forms part of the tail domain of mediator; GO_component: GO:0070847 - core mediator complex [Evidence IDA] [PMID 9891034]; GO_component: GO:0016592 - mediator complex [Evidence IEA]; GO_component: GO:0005634 - nucleus [Evidence IEA,IEA]; GO_function: GO:0001102 - RNA polymerase II activating transcription factor binding [Evidence IDA] [PMID 20308326]; GO_function: GO:0001128 - RNA polymerase II transcription coactivator activity involved in preinitiation complex assembly [Evidence IDA] [PMID 8378310]; GO_function: GO:0001104 - RNA polymerase II transcription cofactor activity [Evidence IEA]; GO_function: GO:0001135 - RNA polymerase II transcription factor recruiting transcription factor activity [Evidence IMP] [PMID 15254252]; GO_function: GO:0001088 - TFIIE-class binding transcription factor activity [Evidence IDA] [PMID 8790357]; GO_function: GO:0001095 - TFIIE-class transcription factor binding [Evidence IDA] [PMID 8790357]; GO_function: GO:0001097 - TFIIH-class transcription factor binding [Evidence IDA] [PMID 10973956]; GO_process: GO:0051123 - RNA polymerase II transcriptional preinitiation complex assembly [Evidence IDA] [PMID 12482986]; GO_process: GO:0000122 - negative regulation of transcription from RNA polymerase II promoter [Evidence IMP] [PMID 11470794]; GO_process: GO:0045944 - positive regulation of transcription from RNA polymerase II promoter [Evidence IDA] [PMID 8187178]; GO_process: GO:0045944 - positive regulation of transcription from RNA polymerase II promoter [Evidence IMP] [PMID 9891034]; GO_process: GO:0006357 - regulation of transcription from RNA polymerase II promoter [Evidence IEA]; GO_process: GO:0006355 - regulation of transcription, DNA-templated [Evidence IEA]; GO_process: GO:0006351 - transcription, DNA-templated [Evidence IEA]), whose amino-acid sequence MDFNRTGMTFNGMAGAGNNQGQAQAPGQSSNTTQPVGRWGSPVGFFGVVVKVLTECRQQQQQQQPNQSQMDPSGLLGMLPNQGAASSQFMSGAGGAGANAGAGANDTNNFNIQMMRNAAATAGGGAGAGATGMEMTPQMQAAFKQFIQQQQQQQQQQQQQQQNQGQNQGQNPTAQQLQQQFQQQQQQKNGQFQQHKLQGQVQNALNSGANVNSAAAQRTQQQQQQFFRQQQQYNQQQQQQQQQQQQQGQGQQQQQPQQQQQLQNMYQTLRGANGGGPGQVQGQVPQNQNQGQLPTTTGPGANPLAMTREQQFQFLAMQRQQQQQQQQAQAQAQAQAQAQQNQNLNRSPQVNIGNGQTVNPMTQQNIAGAASAGAGIPGAGLGVNGGGGAATGVAPNTGAPPNAVNAAAILGPNAMKTAEIPQALLNRIPGLPPNVNTWLQITELLRNGQLPKSIMPEIRYVHGMHQKWLIHVKNKQLQAQAAAANGGAGAGPAGQRQIPGATTTGVPSGTGLGATAANGNPAAAGAGGQMGLGANQQLSTADAMMSQLGQLNRNYPGQPSSQTLGMQNPANAAAVAANQAQLRKTELQQQQLLQTQPQQNQGQQQQQQQAQQQQPSLQQQQYFLAAQAQARAARAKNSVASNVTNAAKPAMINAQQSPNQMFANLPKAAGAATSSGPGGSVGSVAGSGATGAGNQFQQWDPNNANFNRPQVSPQMTQMSPQQHQQQLFQNQLDFSGGAAGVGNNAGGATGVAGTVVPNAPAPVLGPGVAPGLAVAGGATGAPQQRAQMPQQRDADRMKLRQIFEEAANIPIRLQNFTDTLSAEEKRQVAEQIKLMIHMYQKIDQLVPLFYFITKNENATRRLIQLKFMYKEQMEALQKGIYMTSPQILEKTKLEINRYFFFVRDNLQNPQRQQGLAQRQQQQQQQQQQQQQQQQQQQQQQQHQQQQQQLQKGLIPGQIGTQLPGQVQAPGAGAGGAGAGGLMNQIPGQANASAAANSMDPQQMFVAQNFGGSMNANLQQQLPQQSVDVNQFAQGNLMNQQNNLGPAGLQQQQHLQPQLQQQQQQQHSFVNQPVNQSPQMTKKELAAAARKKQASTATAATTGAPVTTTMGPTGPGAAVAGANAGNYQAPGAVHTPSGVPAYVKPGLTQDQLKLPGPGRKRKLPPGSSQTTALSPEEVKSGNTPKLSPASLPRGRSSSTGEPSLKKEKLDPNSLTPQQKNALKAMQKKKELADSDPVAYFLTSLGEVLDIPEEDVVNGISKSQNGGTTPSGTGVSATGPNNGPGSNEMKKLPTYLGRTSTSGPSGGAGGGVTPNALLRTPLPFSAAKTPGAVAGGSGLTGGSTIKPGSTNDHLTGSSESGTLKTSSSPNTGLAPAWTGNVQAVAIRTAFQSIEAVKIGDMPFLASPKEDNNNNTTATTSSSDSSHTSGDSVSSIDATAVDEKEPVVLPIDGLDDGKQLKFDGWDDLSGVNIWDYDDALLSLGKDDATLRKEFWTVST is encoded by the exons ATGGACTTCAACCGAACCGGCATGACATTCAACGGCATGGCTGGCGCTGGCAACAACCAAGGCCAGGCCCAAGCCCCGGGCCAGTCGTCTAACACCACCCAGCCCG tcgggcgttggGGGTCCCCTGTGGGGTTTTttggggtggtggtgaaggtACTAACTGAGTGCAGG cagcagcaacagcagcaacagccgAACCAGAGCCAGATGGACCCGAGTGGGCTGCTGGGGATGCTGCCGAACCAGGGTGCCGCGAGTAGCCAGTTTATGAGCGGGgccggtggtgctggcgcgaatgctggtgctggtgcgAACGATACTAATAATTTCAATATTCAGATGATGCggaatgctgctgctaccgctggtggaggtgctggtgccggtgCTACGGGCATGGAAATGACTCCGCAAATGCAGGCTGCTTTTAAACAGTTTattcagcaacaacagcaacaacaacagcagcagcagcagcaacagcagaatCAGGGTCAGAACCAGGGTCAGAACCCGACGGCacagcagcttcaacaacagtttcagcaacaacagcagcagaaaaatGGACAGTTTCAACAGCACAAACTGCAGGGACAGGTTCAGAATGCGCTTAATAGCGGAGCCAATGTCaactcagcagctgctcaGCGgactcagcagcaacagcagcagtttttccgccagcaacagcagtataatcaacagcagcaacaacaacagcaacaacagcagcaacagggTCAaggtcagcagcagcaacagcctcaacaacaacagcagcttcagaATATGTATCAGACTTTGCGAGGAGCTAATGGTGGAGGTCCAGGTCAGGTACAAGGTCAAGTGccccagaaccagaatcagGGTCAATTACCAACTACCACAGGTCCTGGTGCTAATCCATTAGCCATGACTCGAGAACAGCAGTTTCAGTTTCTGGCGATGCAaagacagcagcaacaacaacagcagcaagcccaggctcaagctcaagctcaagctcaagctcaacagaatcagaatctcAATAGATCTCCACAGGTAAATATTGGCAATGGTCAGACTGTGAACCCAATGACTCAGCAAAATATCGCTGGAGCTGCtagtgctggtgctggaattCCTGGGGCGGGTTTAGGAGTTaacggtggtggtggtgctgctactggagTTGCACCAAATACAGGAGCTCCTCCTAATGCTGTGAATGCAGCTGCTATTCTAGGACCCAATGCCATGAAAACTGCTGAAATCCCACAAGCTCTCTTAAATCGGATTCCTGGGTTGCCTCCAAATGTCAATACTTGGTTACAGATTACAGAACTGCTACGGAATGGACAATTGCCAAAGAGTATCATGCCCGAGATTCGATATGTTCATGGAATGCATCAGAAATGGCTGATTCATGTCAAGAACAAGCAATTACAGGCacaagctgctgctgctaatggaggtgctggtgctggtccAGCGGGACAGAGACAGATTCCTGGTGCCACGACCACGGGAGTTCCTAGTGGTACTGGTCTTGGAGCCACTGCGGCTAATGGAAACCCTGCAGCAgccggtgctggtggtcaaATGGGACTTGGTGCAAATCAACAGTTGTCTACAGCAGATGCTATGATGAGCCAGTTGGGACAATTAAACCGCAATTATCCAGGACAGCCCAGTTCTCAGACGTTGGGAATGCAAAATCCTGctaatgctgctgcagtaGCAGCTAATCAAGCCCAGCTTCGCAAGACTGAAttacaacagcaacaacttCTACAAACTCAACCACAACAGAATCAgggtcaacaacagcaacagcaacaagcccagcaacaacagccatctcttcagcaacagcagtacTTTTTGGCTGCTCAAGCCCAAGCAAGAGCTGCTAGAGCTAAGAACTCGGTCGCGTCAAATGTGACTAATGCTGCTAAACCAGCAATGATTAATGCCCAACAATCTCCTAATCAAATGTTTGCTAACCTTCCAAAGGCTGCAGGTGCTGCTACCAGCAGTGGTCCAGGCGGCTCTGTGGGCTCTGTTGCAGGATCTGGTGcaactggtgctggtaaccAGTTTCAACAATGGGATCCTAATAATGCCAATTTCAATCGACCACAGGTATCTCCTCAGATGACTCAAATGTCTCCacagcaacatcaacaacagttgtttcaaaatcaactggacttttctggtggtgctgctggagtGGGTAATAATGCAGGAGGTGCTACTGGTGTAGCTGGAACTGTAGTACCCAATGCACCTGCTCCAGTTCTTGGTCCAGGAGTCGCACCTGGATTGGCGGTAGCAGGTGGTGCTACGGGAGCACCTCAACAACGAGCGCAAATGCCTCAACAGCGAGATGCCGACCGAATGAAACTGCGACAGAtttttgaagaagcagctaaTATTCCCATTCGACTACAGAATTTCACTGACACATTGTCTGCTGAAGAGAAACGCCAAGTAGCTGAGCAGATTAAACTTATGATTCATATGTACCAGAAGATTGACCAGTTGGTGCCACTGTTCTATTTCATAACCAAGAACGAGAATGCCACGAGAAGGCTGATTCAACTCAAGTTTATGTATAAAGAGCAGATGGAAGCGTTACAAAAGGGTATCTACATGACGAGTCCACAGATTCTGGAAAAGACCAAACTCGAAATTAACCgatactttttctttgttcGTGACAATTTACAGAACCCTCAAAGACAGCAAGGACTGGCTCAacgacagcagcaacagcagcagcaacaacaacaacaacaacaacagcagcagcaacaacaacagcaacagcagcatcagcaacaacaacagcaacttCAGAAAGGGCTTATTCCAGGGCAAATTGGTACTCAATTGCCTGGTCAAGTGCAAGCTCCAGGtgcaggtgctggtggtgctggcgcAGGTGGTCTTATGAACCAGATTCCTGGACAAGCCAACGCAAGTGCAGCAGCCAATTCAATGGATCCACAACAAATGTTTGTTGCTCAGAACTTTGGTGGTTCTATGAACGCAAatctccagcagcaacttcCACAGCAGTCTGTTGATGTTAACCAGTTTGCTCAAGGTAATCTTATGAACCAACAGAACAACCTTGGTCCAGCCGGtttgcagcagcaacagcatctACAGCCACAActccagcaacaacaacaacaacagcattcATTCGTGAACCAACCAGTTAATCAGTCACCACAAATGACCAAAAAGGAActtgcagcagcagctagAAAGAAGCAAGCATCTACTGCTACAGCAGCTACCACGGGTGCCCCAGTCACAACGACGATGGGACCCACTGGaccaggtgctgctgttgctggtgccaatgCTGGCAATTATCAAGCTCCTGGGGCTGTTCATACCCCATCTGGCGTTCCTGCTTATGTTAAACCTGGTCTTACTCAAGACCAACTCAAACTACCTGGACCAGGTCGGAAGAGAAAGCTACCACCCGGCAGTTCACAAACAACTGCTCTGTCACCAGAAGAGGTCAAGAGTGGAAACACGCCCAAACTATCACCAGCTAGTCTTCCTCGAGGACGGTCATCATCAACTGGTGAACCATCACTGAAAAAGGAGAAACTAGATCCTAATAGTTTGACACCTCAGCAGAAGAATGCACTTAAAGCCAtgcaaaagaagaaagagcttGCTGATTCGGATCCTGTGGCATATTTCCTGACATCTCTTGGCGAAGTTCTCGATATTCCCGAAGAAGATGTTGTGAATGGCATTTCCAAGAGTCAAAACGGTGGTACCACACcttctggtactggtgttTCTGCTACGGGACCTAATAATGGACCTGGTTCTAATGAGATGAAAAAGTTGCCAACCTATCTTGGCCGAACATCGACATCTGGGCCATCtggaggagctggtggtggagtgACTCCCAACGCACTTTTACGAACACCGCTGCCATTTTCAGCTGCCAAAACACCTGGAGCAGTTGCTGGAGGGTCTGGGCTTACTGGTGGTAGTACTATCAAGCCAGGGTCTACTAATGACCACCTgactggcagcagcgaaAGTGGTACTCTCAAGACATCCAGTTCGCCCAACACAGGTTTGGCACCAGCATGGACAGGTAATGTGCAAGCGGTGGCCATCCGGACGGCATTTCAGTCTATTGAAGCGGTTAAAATAGGCGACATGCCGTTCCTAGCGAGTCCCAAAGAagacaataataataacaccaCCGCTACGACATCGtcgtccgactcgagccaCACCTCGGGAGATTCAGTCTCATCCATCGATGCCACTGCCGTCGACGAGAAAGAGCCGGTTGTACTGCCCATCGACGGTCTCGACGACGGCAAGCAGCTGAAATTCGACGGCTGGGACGACCTCTCGGGTGTCAACATCTGGGACTACGACGACGCGCTGCTCTCCCTCGGCAAAGACGACGCCACTCTGCGAAAAGAGTTCTGGACTGTTTCTACGTGA
- the URH1 gene encoding trifunctional uridine nucleosidase/nicotinamide riboside hydrolase/nicotinic acid riboside hydrolase (Uridine nucleosidase (uridine-cytidine N-ribohydrolase); cleaves N-glycosidic bonds in nucleosides; involved in the pyrimidine salvage and nicotinamide riboside salvage pathways; GO_component: GO:0005737 - cytoplasm [Evidence IEA,IEA]; GO_component: GO:0005737 - cytoplasm [Evidence IDA] [PMID 14562095]; GO_component: GO:0005634 - nucleus [Evidence IEA,IEA]; GO_component: GO:0005634 - nucleus [Evidence IDA] [PMID 14562095]; GO_function: GO:0016787 - hydrolase activity [Evidence IEA]; GO_function: GO:0016798 - hydrolase activity, acting on glycosyl bonds [Evidence IEA]; GO_function: GO:0016799 - hydrolase activity, hydrolyzing N-glycosyl compounds [Evidence IEA]; GO_function: GO:0070635 - nicotinamide riboside hydrolase activity [Evidence IDA] [PMID 19001417]; GO_function: GO:0070636 - nicotinic acid riboside hydrolase activity [Evidence IDA] [PMID 19001417]; GO_function: GO:0050263 - ribosylpyrimidine nucleosidase activity [Evidence IDA] [PMID 11872485]; GO_function: GO:0050263 - ribosylpyrimidine nucleosidase activity [Evidence IDA] [PMID 12111094]; GO_function: GO:0045437 - uridine nucleosidase activity [Evidence IEA]; GO_function: GO:0045437 - uridine nucleosidase activity [Evidence IDA] [PMID 19001417]; GO_process: GO:0034356 - NAD biosynthesis via nicotinamide riboside salvage pathway [Evidence IGI] [PMID 19001417]; GO_process: GO:0006216 - cytidine catabolic process [Evidence IMP] [PMID 23670538]; GO_process: GO:0008152 - metabolic process [Evidence IEA]; GO_process: GO:0019358 - nicotinate nucleotide salvage [Evidence IGI] [PMID 17482543]; GO_process: GO:0046135 - pyrimidine nucleoside catabolic process [Evidence IDA] [PMID 11872485]; GO_process: GO:0046135 - pyrimidine nucleoside catabolic process [Evidence IDA] [PMID 12111094]; GO_process: GO:0008655 - pyrimidine-containing compound salvage [Evidence IMP] [PMID 11872485]; GO_process: GO:0006218 - uridine catabolic process [Evidence IMP] [PMID 23670538]), which translates to MSLILPKIPLWIDCDPGHDDAIGLLLGSGLDQYHLVGVSTVHGNASLGNTTSNAISILTAFKRLDVNVYPGAEKPLVRKLNVADSIHGRSGLDGTAFLPMPSFDAQPDHTAVAAMAKAIETYPGTLAIAALGPLTNIALLAMNYPDLLPSLRLLSIMGGGLGLGNWTKFAEFNIWCDAHAAQIVFSDTTLIPKTLLVPLNLTHQAIATDEILEQIQKSRQLDRRSVLRQMLYELMIYFAGTYKKKFGFKNGPPVHDAVAVAAILPFYSDNSTERSEHSNDPPAADLDLRFARYQVHVVEEGPQEGMLVFEPDSDNGIMIAQEMNFTEFWRLVLDAVDNVESSTSLLVS; encoded by the coding sequence ATGAGTTTAATTCTGCCCAAGATTCCACTATGGATCGACTGTGACCCGGGTCACGATGACGCCATTGGCCTGTTACTAGGCTCGGGACTAGATCAGTATCACCTGGTAGGAGTATCGACAGTCCATGGAAATGCATCGTTAGGAAATACCACATCCAACgccatttccattctcACTGCATTCAAAAGACTCGATGTTAACGTATATCCCGGAGCAGAGAAACCGCTAGTTCGCAAATTGAATGTGGCAGACTCGATTCATGGTAGATCCGGTTTGGATGGCACTGCATTTCTGCCCATGCCATCATTCGACGCCCAACCCGATCATACGGCCGTAGCAGCTATGGCCAAAGCCATTGAAACATATCCTGGAACACTAGCAATTGCAGCTCTTGGACCACTAACAAACATAGCTTTATTAGCCATGAACTACCCAGACCTGTTACCGAGTTTACGGCTGTTATCAATAATGGGAGGAGGTCTTGGACTTGGCAATTGGACCAAGTTCGCCGAGTTTAACATCTGGTGTGACGCCCATGCTGCCCAGATCGTGTTCTCGGACACCACTTTAATTCCCAAAACCCTACTGGTGCCACTGAATCTGACCCACCAGGCGATAGCCACTGATGAAATACTAGAACAGATACAGAAGAGCCGGCAGCTGGACCGACGCTCGGTGCTGCGACAGATGCTCTATGAGCTCATGATATACTTCGCAGGAACCTATAAAAAGAAGTTTGGATTCAAAAACGGGCCACCCGTGCACGAcgcagtagcagtagcggCCATTCTGCCATTCTACAGCGACAACTCCACCGAACGCAGCGAGCACTCCAACGAcccgccagcagcagatctCGACCTGCGATTTGCCCGATACCAAGTCCACGTCGTCGAAGAAGGGCCCCAAGAGGGTATGCTCGTTTTCGAGCCCGACTCGGACAACGGCATCATGATCGCCCAGGAAATGAACTTCACCGAGTTCTGGCGACTTGTGCTCGACGCCGTCGACAATGTCGAGAGCTCGACGTCTCTCCTCGTCTCGTAA